In Bacteroidia bacterium, the following proteins share a genomic window:
- the gcvP gene encoding aminomethyl-transferring glycine dehydrogenase — MNTTVHYTEEFEHRHIGSQGQSLQAMLKEMNVSSIDELIEQTIPESIRLKKTLNLPEPLTEYQYLQHIKKIAQKNKVFKSYIGLGYYNTITPSVILRNMFENPGWYTAYTPYQAEIAQGRLEALLNFQTMVCDLTAMSIANASLLDEATAAAEAMLMLHNEQQKNLPNAHTLLVSDKVFPQTIDVLYTRANPVGITVKVVDIEKETDYTNVFAILLQYPDRTGEVKDYTELVQKAKQNKVKIIVASDLLALTLLTPPGEWGADVVVGNSQRFGVPLGYGGPHAAFFATHEEYKRSIPGRIIGVTIDAQGSPALRMALQTREQHIKREKATSNICTAQALLANMASFYAVYHGPKGLKNIATRIHAYTQALAQLLSETGCRVRTTYYFDTLNIDHVDVSTVKSIAEANEINFWYNSDGSINLSLDETTQIEDVLQIANIFAQAQNRPTFTIQKLKDTIHSMDKLQVPDKCIRKSEYLTHPVFNSYHTEHEMLRYMKRLENKDLAMNTSMITLGSCTMKLNATTEMIPVSWAEFNQIHPFVPIEQAQGYQQIIQELEQMLCEITGFAATSLQPNSGAQGEYTGLQVIRAYHISRGEGHRNVVLIPSSAHGTNPASAAMLNMQIVVVKCDEKGNIDVADLKAKAEQHKDKLAALMVTYPSTHGVFEESIQEICDIIHQYGGQVYMDGANMNAQVGLTSPATIGADVCHLNLHKTFAIPHGGGGPGMGPICVAAHLADFLPRHCLIPTGGKRGISAVSAAPWGSASILLISYGYIRMLGAKGLTNATKMAIVNANYIKARLEKHYSILYSGKNGRCAHEMIVDLREFKKYGIEALDVAKRLMDYGFHAPTMSFPVPGTIMIEPTESESKEELDRFCDALIQIRQEIREIELGIADPQDNVLKNAPHTLSMVVADEWTHKYSREKAAFPLPYVRKNKFWASVARVNDLYGDRNLVCTCPPIESYQNAEV, encoded by the coding sequence ATGAATACAACTGTTCATTATACAGAGGAGTTTGAGCATCGCCATATAGGTAGTCAAGGTCAATCTTTGCAAGCCATGCTCAAAGAAATGAATGTTAGCAGTATAGATGAATTGATAGAACAAACTATTCCTGAATCTATTCGCTTAAAAAAAACTCTCAATTTGCCTGAACCTTTAACAGAATATCAGTACTTGCAGCATATCAAAAAAATTGCTCAAAAAAACAAAGTATTTAAGTCCTATATTGGTTTGGGATATTACAACACTATTACACCTTCAGTCATTTTGAGAAATATGTTTGAAAATCCAGGGTGGTACACTGCATACACGCCCTATCAAGCTGAAATTGCCCAAGGTAGATTAGAAGCACTTTTGAATTTTCAAACTATGGTCTGCGACCTAACTGCTATGTCCATTGCAAATGCTTCTTTATTAGATGAAGCTACCGCAGCTGCCGAAGCTATGCTCATGCTACACAATGAACAACAAAAAAACCTTCCTAATGCACACACGCTTTTAGTTTCTGACAAAGTATTCCCACAAACGATTGATGTTTTATACACTCGTGCAAATCCCGTCGGTATTACTGTAAAAGTTGTAGATATTGAAAAAGAAACAGACTACACGAATGTATTTGCCATTCTACTACAATATCCTGATAGAACAGGCGAAGTAAAAGATTACACGGAATTAGTTCAAAAAGCTAAACAAAACAAAGTAAAAATTATTGTAGCATCCGACTTACTAGCTTTGACCTTACTTACTCCTCCTGGTGAATGGGGCGCGGATGTAGTAGTAGGCAACTCTCAACGCTTTGGTGTACCTTTGGGCTACGGTGGTCCTCATGCAGCTTTTTTCGCTACTCATGAAGAATATAAACGTTCTATTCCAGGTAGAATCATCGGCGTAACTATTGATGCACAGGGCAGTCCTGCTTTGCGCATGGCACTACAAACCCGCGAACAACATATCAAAAGAGAAAAAGCAACTTCCAACATTTGTACAGCGCAGGCACTACTGGCTAACATGGCAAGCTTTTATGCGGTTTATCATGGACCAAAAGGTTTGAAAAACATTGCTACTCGCATACATGCTTATACCCAAGCTCTAGCTCAGCTATTGTCCGAAACAGGTTGCAGAGTTCGCACTACGTACTATTTTGATACACTCAACATTGACCACGTAGATGTAAGCACGGTCAAATCTATTGCCGAAGCAAATGAAATTAACTTCTGGTATAACTCTGATGGCTCTATCAATTTAAGTTTAGATGAAACTACTCAAATTGAGGATGTGCTACAAATTGCTAACATATTTGCCCAAGCCCAAAACCGTCCAACCTTTACCATCCAAAAACTTAAAGACACTATACATTCGATGGATAAACTACAAGTCCCTGATAAGTGCATCCGAAAAAGTGAGTATCTAACTCACCCTGTATTTAACAGCTACCATACAGAACACGAAATGCTACGATACATGAAACGCTTAGAAAACAAAGACTTAGCCATGAACACTTCAATGATTACTCTCGGTTCATGCACGATGAAGTTAAATGCCACCACAGAAATGATACCCGTTTCTTGGGCAGAATTCAATCAAATCCATCCTTTTGTACCCATAGAACAAGCTCAAGGCTATCAACAGATTATTCAAGAGCTAGAGCAGATGCTATGCGAAATTACAGGTTTTGCAGCAACCTCACTACAACCCAATTCAGGCGCCCAAGGTGAATACACAGGCTTACAAGTCATACGCGCTTATCACATTAGCAGAGGGGAAGGACACAGAAATGTAGTTCTTATTCCTTCTTCTGCGCACGGCACAAACCCTGCATCTGCGGCTATGTTAAACATGCAAATCGTAGTAGTTAAATGCGACGAAAAAGGTAACATTGACGTAGCAGACTTAAAAGCCAAAGCCGAACAACATAAAGATAAATTAGCCGCATTGATGGTTACATATCCTTCTACTCATGGCGTTTTTGAAGAATCTATACAAGAAATTTGCGATATAATTCATCAATACGGCGGACAAGTATACATGGATGGCGCGAATATGAACGCACAAGTAGGTTTGACTTCTCCTGCTACTATTGGGGCAGATGTATGTCATCTAAACTTACACAAAACTTTTGCTATTCCACACGGCGGTGGAGGTCCAGGTATGGGACCTATTTGTGTAGCCGCTCACTTGGCAGACTTTTTACCTAGACACTGTTTAATCCCCACAGGAGGTAAAAGAGGAATTTCTGCCGTATCTGCGGCACCGTGGGGAAGTGCAAGCATACTGCTTATTTCTTATGGTTATATTCGTATGCTCGGCGCAAAGGGGCTAACCAATGCTACTAAAATGGCTATTGTTAACGCAAACTATATTAAAGCTCGTTTAGAAAAGCACTATTCTATTCTTTATTCAGGCAAAAATGGGCGTTGCGCACACGAAATGATTGTAGATTTAAGAGAGTTCAAAAAATATGGTATTGAAGCTTTAGATGTAGCCAAACGTTTGATGGACTACGGCTTTCATGCCCCAACGATGTCTTTTCCTGTACCAGGCACAATTATGATTGAACCCACAGAGAGCGAGTCCAAAGAGGAACTAGACCGTTTTTGTGATGCACTGATACAAATTCGCCAAGAAATAAGAGAAATAGAGTTAGGCATAGCAGACCCACAAGATAACGTACTCAAAAATGCTCCGCATACACTTTCAATGGTTGTGGCGGATGAATGGACACATAAATACTCTCGAGAAAAAGCAGCCTTTCCGTTACCGTATGTT
- a CDS encoding PrsW family glutamic-type intramembrane protease encodes MVIVLLALLPVIIINTFIYVKDKRDKEPIKNLAITFFLGGLSTIFIFIQDILQEVELIGSWQNSDDIKSIFLHAFVEVALVEESSKYVMLRGYSYRLKAFNEPFDGIVYSMMVSMGFAGIENILYSMEGIHVTIVRAFTAVPAHATFAVAMGYYVGLAKFNPGKSAFYQLIGVALAVIFHGFYDFFLLSNHKIGMAVGAIFTLIVGVVLSLKAIKAHRAIKNQYIQDADVF; translated from the coding sequence ATGGTTATTGTTCTTTTAGCTTTACTGCCTGTGATAATCATAAACACTTTCATTTATGTAAAGGACAAACGTGATAAAGAGCCTATCAAAAACTTGGCAATAACTTTCTTTTTAGGGGGATTGAGCACAATTTTCATATTCATACAAGATATTCTTCAAGAAGTTGAGCTCATTGGAAGCTGGCAAAACAGTGATGATATAAAAAGCATATTTTTACACGCTTTTGTGGAAGTAGCTTTGGTAGAGGAATCAAGTAAATATGTTATGTTGCGGGGATATTCATATAGGTTAAAAGCTTTCAACGAACCTTTTGATGGAATAGTATATTCTATGATGGTTTCTATGGGCTTTGCAGGAATTGAAAATATTCTTTACTCAATGGAGGGCATTCATGTAACTATTGTACGTGCTTTTACTGCTGTACCTGCGCATGCTACATTTGCAGTAGCTATGGGCTACTACGTTGGATTAGCCAAATTTAATCCTGGAAAAAGTGCATTCTACCAACTTATTGGAGTAGCTTTAGCAGTTATCTTTCATGGTTTTTATGATTTCTTTTTATTATCTAACCACAAAATTGGTATGGCTGTAGGAGCAATTTTTACTCTGATAGTAGGTGTTGTACTAAGCCTCAAAGCTATCAAAGCACATAGAGCTATCAAGAACCAATATATTCAAGATGCTGATGTTTTTTGA
- a CDS encoding MBL fold metallo-hydrolase — protein sequence MFLSLSEGIYTVGLDKKFVPFNKEKDRLEERKGTLLVHIQPFLVYAHHEWVLLDTGLGYLQGTEYHIHQNLAKSGLSYKEVRKVLLSHLHFDHADGSISAEGEVLFPNAEYFVQAGEYYNAIAQESKSYHRQRLEQLYKTGQLHLLSEKKGHISPYIHFEVSGGHTQYHQVFWVESQNAVYFYGGDVLPSAGQVNRKFVAKYDYDGKKAMQDRIKYAQQIANEELIVLFYHSDNLQGAKLHAYHDTFEVEPVYANKKLDNTQLTF from the coding sequence ATGTTTTTATCGCTATCAGAGGGAATTTACACGGTAGGACTGGATAAAAAATTTGTTCCTTTTAATAAAGAGAAAGACCGCTTGGAAGAAAGAAAAGGGACTTTGTTAGTGCACATACAGCCCTTCCTTGTGTATGCACACCACGAATGGGTACTGTTAGATACAGGATTAGGATATTTGCAAGGCACAGAGTATCATATTCACCAAAATTTAGCTAAGTCAGGTTTATCTTACAAAGAGGTACGCAAAGTGTTACTTAGCCACCTACACTTTGATCATGCTGATGGTAGTATCTCCGCAGAAGGCGAAGTACTATTTCCAAACGCAGAATACTTTGTGCAGGCAGGCGAATACTATAATGCCATAGCCCAAGAAAGTAAATCATACCACAGACAGCGCTTAGAACAACTATACAAAACAGGACAATTACACCTGCTTTCTGAAAAAAAAGGACATATCAGTCCGTATATTCATTTTGAAGTTTCAGGCGGACATACACAATATCATCAAGTTTTTTGGGTAGAAAGTCAAAATGCAGTTTATTTTTATGGGGGAGATGTATTGCCCAGCGCAGGACAAGTGAACCGAAAATTTGTAGCTAAGTACGATTATGACGGTAAAAAAGCTATGCAGGATAGAATAAAATACGCACAACAAATAGCAAATGAGGAACTAATCGTTTTGTTTTATCATTCTGATAATTTACAAGGAGCTAAATTACATGCGTATCATGATACCTTTGAGGTTGAACCTGTTTATGCAAATAAAAAGTTGGATAATACTCAACTTACTTTCTGA
- a CDS encoding YceI family protein has product MQIKSWIILNLLSEWLKKTALHTANLRFSLIFLLLFKTTVFAQTIWKVEPTSEIKFTIKNMGVSVEGKFKNFVAHIKFDPDHLDQSEIEGIVYANSIDTDISARDRHLRDEEYFYVAKYPQITFKSAQIFKHQNYYIARGTLTMKNVKKEILIPFYFTPNQDNKARFSSSFSLNRLDYNVGGKSLMLSNDVNVKLEIQATK; this is encoded by the coding sequence ATGCAAATAAAAAGTTGGATAATACTCAACTTACTTTCTGAATGGCTGAAAAAAACAGCTTTACACACGGCTAATTTGAGGTTCAGCTTAATTTTTTTACTTTTATTCAAAACAACCGTCTTTGCTCAAACCATTTGGAAAGTTGAACCTACATCTGAAATTAAGTTCACAATAAAGAACATGGGTGTTTCGGTAGAAGGCAAGTTCAAAAATTTTGTAGCTCATATCAAGTTTGATCCTGATCACTTAGACCAAAGCGAAATAGAAGGTATCGTGTACGCCAATTCAATTGACACAGATATTAGTGCAAGAGATAGACATCTACGCGATGAAGAATACTTTTATGTGGCAAAATATCCTCAAATTACTTTTAAATCTGCACAAATATTCAAGCATCAAAACTATTACATTGCCCGCGGAACGCTGACAATGAAAAATGTCAAAAAGGAAATATTGATACCTTTTTACTTTACACCCAATCAAGATAACAAGGCGCGTTTTAGCTCCTCTTTTTCATTAAACAGGCTAGACTATAATGTAGGGGGTAAGAGCTTAATGCTAAGTAATGATGTTAACGTAAAACTAGAAATTCAAGCTACTAAGTAG